Within the Medicago truncatula cultivar Jemalong A17 chromosome 4, MtrunA17r5.0-ANR, whole genome shotgun sequence genome, the region ACTTCAgacaattaaaaacaaacaatttattcctttttttttacattttgaatgacaatttttttcaagGTCATAAGTTAGCCCCACCAAACCAATTCAAGTGGGTTTTGAAtaacaaatgttaaaaattcgttgttagattagtttttcttttttgtccgAATTTAAACTAAAAACCTCCAACTCCTTATCTCTTGGTTCAAATCAATTGAGCTACCTAAATATGTAGTTAGGGTAACATAAAAGCACACATCACCCTAATATCTTTACCAATCTCATTTTAACTCATTTAGTCGTTTATATGTTTAGTTCATTGTCTAAGATTACGATTGAACTATTTCAACAGTTACGTAAAATAAAGCCTTAGTCCCTCAAGTCTAAGATTACGATTGAACTATTTCACTAGTTACCGAAGCTTTAGCCCCTCAAATGGAATTAAGATCATGAAAGGAGAGGCTTAACATACCTAGTTCCAGGCAAAGCGATGTATCTTGATGAAAATGGATTGATGAAAGGATATGGTCATAAGTGTGATAGAGCTTTAAAAGTTAAACTGCTATTCACATGAACATCTAAGAGCAAGGTCAACAAGATTTGGCAAGTGTTTAGTGATTTAGAggttaaaaataatgtttttgatcTCAAGAGTCTCTAATGAGCAAGGTTTAATAATGAACAAAGATGGATTCTATGAGTTTCAAAGAGGGTGAAAAGTTGGGAATGGAAGCTAAGGTTTGGTGGAAGTTTTTGTGGAAGAAATGAAGTGAAAGGGGGTAAAAATggcataaaaattaatattgggTTACTTGATACACATTTTTACATGTGCGGGTCAAGCCTTCATGAATGCAAAACCATGAGGGCTGAAAATGCATCTTTTCATACTTTACTCGTATGTACGTGTAAAGTATAAaattgtctgtttttttttaagtgattattgTTTATAAGTATTATTGAAATATAAATTTAGAATTATGAATGGACAACAAACATAGCATAgaggtgaaagttggagatcatatcataccaCAAGTTACACGGTTTAAATGTTTGGAGTCTATAGTACAAAATGACTGAGAAATAGAAGATGTAAACCATAAAATCAAAGTTGGTTGTTTGAAATGGAGGAGTGTCTTAGGTGTTTTATGTGATGTGAAAATAACACTTTAGTTGAaggtatttttttatcaaatagtgCTAAGACCGCGATGTTGTACGAGACAGAGTGCTGGATGATGAAGAACTAACACGAACATAAAGTCAGCGTAGCAGAAACGAGGATGTTGCGTTGAATGTGTAGTAAAACTAGATGTGATAGAATTAGGAATGACGACATAAGAGAGTTGATGTAGCAcatatagtagaaaagatggtagaaacTAAACTTAGGTGATTTGAGCACATAGAGAGAAGATATGTTGATTTTGTAGTTAGGGGAGTAGATTGGATGAAGGAGGGTCATCAGATCGCTAGATGTAATGgtagacctagaaaaactataaggaAGGATCTACAGAtaaatgaattgaagaaaatttaATAGAACACTACGACGTCCTTTGATTCATATGGTTGACCACTACTAAGTGTGATaagacttgattgttgttgttgttgaatgaacACCAGTTCAAAGTAACTTCAATTGTAAATTAAGTTGGATTCTAAATATATCTATTATCTATTAATGTATCTTTTTGACGGTCAagaaatatcattttgtttgtaACAATATGAAAGAATACCATTAGCAAGAAATAAAgcttaatagtaataattacttgcttactttatctttatcaaatttacaaaaaaatattatcatataCTGATCATCAttctatttataataaaaaggtAATTGAATCAACATAAACTGAAATATGTTGTACTATTAATCAATCAATACAATGAAAGCAAGACAATTGTCCATGTGTTGTACGCGTACTCAGAAAAGTTCTAACGCCACATGCTTCATTTTTCTGTTAAGGAACTTCCAGGCTTTGACCCAGGATACAAAAGTCCGCGAAAAACCCAACAAGTAGGGTGGACAAATACCTGTTCGTCGGAACCCGCAAAACTCAAATGTAAAAAATCACATTCAGGCCGATCAACTCGAGTACATTCTTTCGGTTATGTCTATGTCTTTGtaccaaatttttaaattgatctctaactttatattaataattcaaaatgttCCACGTCTTTGTCAAACATTTATCAGATTGGTTCATCTGTTAATTTCTGTCTTTGACAGTTTTAATTGTGTTGACATAAGGATTTCATGGAGACATGCTTGTGCATCTATCGGTTATAGGAATGAAAGCTAATTCTCAATTTACCTTTATATTTTCAGATTCTCTTACCCACCATGGTGGCATTTAAAATGGGAAAGGAgagttgtttcccaccatgggaaagttaaatttgaccattagattaagTAATGAATACATTCTTATCATAGACACTCAACATCATATCTAAAATCCATCTTCTTCCTTGCTTCTTTCCACCATCTCAAACCTTCTCTCTCCTCCTCTATCACCCGCTTAATGATTGATGGTTTTACAATGAATTATACATTTATTTCTTGCCTTCCATTTTATCTGCATCATGAAAATTATTTAACCCATTTTCAGATGCAGCGGCCGTTTTCCATTTGTATCTTTGTtatgaattttggtttttttttatgtataattctgaaaatgaGTTTTCAATGTGAAGTGTGAAATGACATAAGATTACAAAGCATAATCTTATGCATATTACAAGAATCAAGTTTTTAAGATTATTAAGATCCAACATCATAGAAATTAATGGTTATGGATCTTTCACTTATGAAATATGAAACTAGAAAATCAAAGAGAAATGGAGAATTGTTTTATGGTCAAATTGACACAGTTTGAAGAAAGGAGAGAGAGTGAcgaaaattgaaacaaaaaccCTCGCGAGCAGCtggaattttctttatttattttaccacCTGCAATTCATTTTCACCTATTTCATCATTCCTTCTaatacttttcttttctttcaataaagattttaatatttattcattatatttttattgccATGGTAGAATGGTGAGTTTCTGTTTCCAATGTTTGGTTAGATCGGTTGATAGAGGAGGAGAGAGAAGATCCAATGAGATGTGGAAGGAagcaaggaagaagatgaattttAGATATGGTGTTGAGAGtctatgataaaaatgtgttcATTACTTAATCTAGTGGTCAAATTTAACTTtctcatggtggaaaacaactCCCCTTTCCCATTTTAAATGCCACCTACCAtcacacatgttaagaagttcaTGAAtcctttcatttgtttttaaaattattttctttctaattctCATCCCATTTCAATCTTTTTGGATTAGATCACAtcattaacattttccttaccCATGCATGTTCACTGCAGTGTCAAACGAaacgaagaagaaaaacacTTGTTTTAGATTCAAATGAGAGAGACGATAAAGACATCCATTAATCCTCCTCTTCCTCTGTAATCATCATATCTTTCGTGAACTGATAGCTTCTGCGCAATTTATGTGTTTGGCACACACTCATTCAAACCGACCCGTGAACCCGCAAAACCGCTTAACCCGAACCCGCAAATATCGAAGCTTTTAATTTGTTCGTTTTCCACCCGAAAACCAACTTTGTCTATTAAAAAGCACTGACAACAGTCTCCAATCGCCATTCAAGCGCGTGTACAAACCTTCTGTTCACCACGTAAACTTTTCAAATTCCCACCCGCCATAAAATTCCAATCCCCAATCATACCCGCGTGTCACACACGCATCGCCCCTTCCAACTGGTGCTCACAGATATCGAGTGATTTCACTTCCAGAATATTCGGCGATATAATACTTCTGAGTTACGCAACCCCCAAATGTGTAACTAAGTCCACGATCGCTCACGAACCCACCGTTGTCGTACACCTGTGTAGATTCAATAGAGAGAAACTTCACAATTTCTACAAGAGAAAGTTAGATTTGATCGGAACCCAAAGGTAAATCGTGTTTCGAAACCCTAACCgaatcttcttctttctctcttgaTTCGTTCTTCGCtagttagggttttgaatttCTTTGATTTCATTCTTTTGTTTGATTCCAAGGTgtatttgtgtgtgtgtatgtgtaaAACCCTAGGATTGGTGATTGGTATTATGTTTTTGGATGTATGGCTTCGAGGCATATAGATGGAGTTAGAGAGATACAGAGATACAGCGAGGGTAAGGTTTACAGAAGGAAAGTTTTCAAAGGTATCAAGATAAACCCTAATATAGAGGAAACTGTTTTGAAAGATGAAAATATCCCTACTACTATCGTTACCAGTGACACAGACAATAACAATGGTACTACCCTTGAGAATATCGATGAAGCTCCGGAATTCGCAGTGTTGGGGGATGGGAATTTAGCTAAGGCTGAAGGGAGTTCAAGATTGGAGGATGGGAGTTCAATTCAGCAGCAATTGGGGGATCAGAATTTGGTTGAGGAGCATGCGAGTTCAAGAACAGGGGACAGGAATTCGCCTCAGCAACAATTAGAGGAACTGAATTCGGCTCAGCCACATGCCAGTTTTCAACTTGCTGATGGAAATTCACCCCAGCAGAAAGTTGAGAACCAGGATTCGGCTCATCCGCAAGCGAGTTTGAGAATTGGGGATGGTAATTCACCTCAACAGCAATTAGTGGAACCAAATTTGGCTCAGCCACAAGCCAGTTTGAGAGCAGGGGATGGGAATTCACCCCAGCGGCAGTTAGAGGAAGAGAATTCGGCTCAGCCACAAGCGAGTTCGAGAACAGGGGATGGGAATTTGCCTCATCAGCAGCTAGAGGACCAGTATTCGGCTCAGCCACCAGCGAGTTTGAGAATTGGGGATGGGAATTCTCTGCGGCAGAAAGTTGAGGGCCATAATTTGGTTCAGCCACAAGCGAGTTCAATAATTGAGGATGGAAATTCTCCGCGGCAGAAAACTGAGGACCAAAGTTTAGCTCAGCCACCAGTGAGTTCGAGAACGGATGATGGGGATTCAGCCCAGCAGCAAGTTGAGGACCAGAATTTGGCTCAGACACATGTGAGTTCTAGAACAGAGGATGTGAATTCACCTCGGCCCCAAAACTCAACACAGAAGGATGGGGACTCTCCTCAGATACTGGAAAACTCAAGACCAGAGGATGCTAGCCTGACTCAGCCGGAAGTGAATTCAAGATTGGAGGATAGGAGTTTTCCTCAGCCGGAATTGAATTCAAAGTTGGAGGACATGACTTCTCAGCAGCAAGATAATTCTATATTGGAAGATGGGAATTCGTCTCAGCCGCAATTGAATTTGAGATTGGAGGGGAGTTCACTTCAACCAGTAGCGAATTCTACATCGGAGGATCTGAATTTGGCTCAGCCGCTGTCACAGTCAGTTTCTGATGACTTGCACATCAATCAGCAGGCAGAACCTTCTAACCTTAATGTTCGGCAGGAGGATGATAGACCTTCGAGCCCCATCCATAGGCAGGGAGCAATTTCCGATAACTTGCATAGCCATCAGCAGGTTGAACCTTCTAATCCCAATGTTCTGCTTGAGGATGATGGACCTTCGAGCCCCATCCACAGGCACAAGGCAGTTCCTAGCACTGAATACCGACATTCAGAAAATGTGACTGAGGAGCCGAATCTGGAGGACcgaatcaaaatcaatttggCCTCAACGTCGAAGCAGGAGAAGCAAGAGATGTGCTTGAAGCTTGAAAGTGAGCTTGATGCAGTGAGAAGTTTAGTCAAGAGGATTGAAGTGAAACAGGGGTATGTTGGTGGGTATGGCAATTCAAATGTAGTGTTGGGTGGTGGGATTACTAACGGGGGTGGAGCACAGCGCGCTCACTCAGAGGCAGGATCTGTCGGTGTTTCGCGACAACCTACCAGGCCTTTGCACCAGTTAAGTTTTCCAATGTTCCAGAATAGTCGAAGGGCAAGTGAAGGTGTTGAGAAGGAGAAGAGAATGCCTAAAGCTAACCAGTTTTATCATAACTCAGAGTTCTTGCTCGCAAATGATAAATTCCCACCTGCAGAGAGTAACAAGAAGTCAAAATTGAATTGGAAGAAGCAAGGTGGTGGAGATATGGGTCTTGGGCTTCAAATGGGATCCAAGTTTTTCAAGAGTTGTAGTTCACTGCTTGAAAAATTGATGAAACACCAGTATGCTTGGGTGTTCAACACTCCTGTTGATGTTGATGGTCTCGGTTTGCATGATTATTTTACTATCATCACTAATCCAATGGACTTGGGAACTGTGAAGACGCGGCTGAACAAGAATTGGTACAAATCACCGAAGGAATTTGCGGAGGATGTGAGACTCACTTTTCATAACGCTATGACGTATAACCCAAAGGGACAGGATGTTCATGCAATGGCAGAGCAACTATCAAAGATATTCGAGGACAGGTGGGCTATAATAGAGTCAGATTACAATCGTGAAATGAGATATGGCATGGACTATGGGGCACCTTCACCTCTGTCTAGAAGGGTTCCGGCATTTACTCCACCGCCGCCTCTTGATATGAGACGGATTTTGGACAGACAAGAACCTTTTGCAAGAACTCCAAGGTCTATGAATAATACTCCATCAAGTAGAACCCCGGCTCCAAAGAAGCCAAAGGCAAAGGATCCCAATAAAAGAGACATGACATACGATGAAAAGCAAAAACTAAGCACAAGCCTCCAGAGTTTACCTGTAGAGAAACTTGATGCTGTTGTACAAATGATGAGGAAGAAAAACTTAGAATTGAATCAACAAGATGATGAAATCGAAGTGGACTTTGATGCCGTGGATGCCGAGATTCTTTGGGAGCTTGATCGATTTGTGCTCAATTATAAGAAAAGTTTGAGCAAAAACAAGAGGAAGGCTGAACAAGCTCGAGAGAGAGCAGAAGCTTTGCAGAATTCCGTCCAGAGTGTAAGGAATTGGATTTTAACTTATGATTGGTAGTGCATACTTTGGAAAGCATTTATTGCTAAACACGTTATCTCTTGCTTTCTGTAGAGCCAGCCACCAGCCACGGCCCAGATTCCTAGAGAAAAACAAGCAGGTAATGTTTTGATCAGTGTTGGTATTTTTGAACTGTTAATTATATCTGTTATTTTCTAATTGAAATGTCTCGCTTGCCTATTTCTGTGCAGATGAAAGAAATGTTCCCCCATCCTTGCCTATGCAAGGGGGAAGTCAAGCAGATAATAAGAGTAGATCAAGTAGTTCAAGCAGTGATTCTGGGTCTTCTTCAAGtggtattttaattaatatctcAATAT harbors:
- the LOC11409064 gene encoding transcription factor GTE4 — protein: MASRHIDGVREIQRYSEGKVYRRKVFKGIKINPNIEETVLKDENIPTTIVTSDTDNNNGTTLENIDEAPEFAVLGDGNLAKAEGSSRLEDGSSIQQQLGDQNLVEEHASSRTGDRNSPQQQLEELNSAQPHASFQLADGNSPQQKVENQDSAHPQASLRIGDGNSPQQQLVEPNLAQPQASLRAGDGNSPQRQLEEENSAQPQASSRTGDGNLPHQQLEDQYSAQPPASLRIGDGNSLRQKVEGHNLVQPQASSIIEDGNSPRQKTEDQSLAQPPVSSRTDDGDSAQQQVEDQNLAQTHVSSRTEDVNSPRPQNSTQKDGDSPQILENSRPEDASLTQPEVNSRLEDRSFPQPELNSKLEDMTSQQQDNSILEDGNSSQPQLNLRLEGSSLQPVANSTSEDLNLAQPLSQSVSDDLHINQQAEPSNLNVRQEDDRPSSPIHRQGAISDNLHSHQQVEPSNPNVLLEDDGPSSPIHRHKAVPSTEYRHSENVTEEPNLEDRIKINLASTSKQEKQEMCLKLESELDAVRSLVKRIEVKQGYVGGYGNSNVVLGGGITNGGGAQRAHSEAGSVGVSRQPTRPLHQLSFPMFQNSRRASEGVEKEKRMPKANQFYHNSEFLLANDKFPPAESNKKSKLNWKKQGGGDMGLGLQMGSKFFKSCSSLLEKLMKHQYAWVFNTPVDVDGLGLHDYFTIITNPMDLGTVKTRLNKNWYKSPKEFAEDVRLTFHNAMTYNPKGQDVHAMAEQLSKIFEDRWAIIESDYNREMRYGMDYGAPSPLSRRVPAFTPPPPLDMRRILDRQEPFARTPRSMNNTPSSRTPAPKKPKAKDPNKRDMTYDEKQKLSTSLQSLPVEKLDAVVQMMRKKNLELNQQDDEIEVDFDAVDAEILWELDRFVLNYKKSLSKNKRKAEQARERAEALQNSVQSSQPPATAQIPREKQADERNVPPSLPMQGGSQADNKSRSSSSSSDSGSSSSDSDSDSSSSSGSDAGSRGT